In Malassezia vespertilionis chromosome 8, complete sequence, a genomic segment contains:
- the YAF9 gene encoding NuA4 histone H4 acetyltransferase complex and the SWR1 complex subunit (EggNog:ENOG503P3G2; COG:B; BUSCO:EOG09262UTQ): MRGIAVARPILIGSTATPLSPSERLTAPPDHTHRWTVAVRSAASNPLPSVPAEETDGPRDESAIGTRQRESELDLHKAVGGKDDLSYFIKRVQFRLHETYAQPTRSMYLCTPLTLDIDTAPFSVTETGWGEFEIQIKLFFVPEASEKPLTVLHHLKLHAWPTTPISSTVVPGPAAISGPSLSGTPAASLPRVVHSWQYEEIVFPEPLESFYDILVSHPPTPWPVASAQAFADPKSYEAYRADREKNPLHPLHTPTGHLAEALSLEAQRNEADRIDQARVNLVRQLDSDRVRLIEMERSVAEARAKIAALEPAALQVPPASSPR; encoded by the exons ATGCGT GGAATTGCAGTAGCGCGTCCTATCTTGATTGGATCGACAGCGACTCCGCTGAGTCCGAGTGAGCGTCTgactgcgccgccggacCATACGCATCGGTGGACTgtcgcggtgcgcagcgcagcgtcgaaTCCACTACCGTCCGTTCCTGCGGAAGAGACGGATGGGCCGCGTGATGAGAGTGCCATCGGGACACGCCAACGGGAAAGCGAGCTGGATTTGCACAAGGCCGTTGGCGGCAAGGATGATTTGTCGTATTTCATCAAACGCGTCCAATTCCGTCTCCACGAGACGTACGCACAGCCAACCAGGAGTATGTATCTATGCACACCGCTCACACTAGACATTGATACGGCACCTTTCAGTGTCACCGAGACGGGGTGGGGCGAATTTGAGATCCAAATCAAGCTTTTCTTTGTGCCGGAGGCGTCCGAGAAGCCACTTACGGTGCTGCACCACCTGAAATTGCACGCATGGCCAACGACGCCCATCAGCAGCACTGTTGTTCCGGGGCCCGCTGCTATCTCGGGGCCCAGTCTAAGTGGCACACCGGCCGCATCACTGCCGCGTGTCGTGCACTCGTGGCAGTACGAGGAGATCGTATTCCCGGAGCCGCTCGAGTCGTTCTATGACATTCTAGTTTCGCATCCACCCACGCCCTGGCCTGTCGCGTCTGCACAGGCGTTTGCAGACCCGAAAAGCTACGAAGCGTACCGCGCAGATAGGGAAAAAAACCCGCTGCATCCATTGCACACGCCTACGGGGCATttggccgaggcgctctccctcgaggcgcagcgcaacgagGCGGATCGCATCGATCAGGCGCGTGTGAACCTAGTCCGGCAGCTGGACTCGGATCGCGTGCGGCTCATCGAGATGGaacgcagcgtcgcagaagcgcgtgcaaagatcgcagcgctggaaCCGGCGGCACTTCAAGTGCCGCCCGCATCGTCGCCTAGATAG